Proteins from a single region of Bacteroidetes bacterium SB0662_bin_6:
- a CDS encoding biotin transporter BioY, protein MLLRLHAPAPSLIDALREERASTLVQALGVVGFALLTAAGAQVRIYLWEVPFTLQTVFVFGSGLFLGARNGMFAQLLYLVMGLFAPVFAGDGYGLSYMLGAVSAGYLVGYPLAALAVGRLSRRWNTLTGSALAMLVGSVVFFATGVIWLHYAADHATWMESIDKGFLRFIPADLAKVAFVALIYSGTRRLGERGA, encoded by the coding sequence ATGCTGCTACGACTGCACGCGCCCGCCCCTTCGCTGATCGACGCCCTTCGGGAAGAACGAGCCTCTACCCTTGTGCAGGCGCTTGGGGTCGTCGGTTTTGCCCTGCTTACCGCCGCCGGGGCCCAGGTCCGCATCTACTTGTGGGAGGTTCCTTTCACGCTCCAGACGGTGTTCGTATTCGGCAGCGGCCTTTTCCTGGGCGCTCGTAACGGGATGTTCGCACAACTCCTGTATCTCGTAATGGGGCTTTTTGCGCCGGTGTTTGCGGGGGACGGATACGGACTTTCGTATATGCTGGGGGCGGTGAGCGCGGGGTATCTGGTGGGATATCCGCTGGCGGCGCTCGCAGTGGGCCGCCTTTCGAGGCGGTGGAATACGCTGACGGGCAGCGCGCTGGCGATGCTCGTCGGGTCGGTGGTGTTCTTTGCCACGGGCGTTATCTGGCTGCATTACGCCGCCGATCATGCCACCTGGATGGAGTCCATTGACAAGGGCTTCCTGCGTTTCATTCCTGCGGATCTTGCTAAAGTGGCCTTTGTCGCTCTGATCTACTCCGGAACGCGGCGTCTGGGCGAGCGGGGAGCATAG
- the rsmA gene encoding ribosomal RNA small subunit methyltransferase A codes for MSIFPRRSLGQHFLRDPNVARKIVAALQAPEEAHVVEIGPGEGALTGFLQDRFATFTAIEIDRRAAAFLQDARPEIDVRQMDVLDVDWRALAGEKGAPICVAGNLPYHITSPILFNLLDARDVLQEIVVMMQREVAERLVAVPRTKAYGILSVLCQALAHPEILFRVSPHVFYPRPAVTSAVVRLTFSGKEDAPEGVDMPFFRSVVRTAFNRRRKTLRNGLERWTRGAMGITLPDGLGARRPEELTPEEFVALARYLKART; via the coding sequence ATGTCCATTTTCCCCAGAAGATCGCTCGGACAACATTTTCTTCGCGATCCGAATGTGGCGCGCAAAATCGTAGCTGCGCTGCAGGCTCCGGAGGAGGCGCATGTGGTGGAAATCGGGCCGGGCGAGGGGGCGCTCACGGGTTTTCTTCAGGATCGGTTCGCCACGTTTACCGCTATCGAGATAGATCGGCGCGCCGCTGCGTTCCTGCAGGATGCACGCCCGGAAATCGATGTGCGGCAGATGGATGTGCTGGACGTGGATTGGCGGGCGCTTGCCGGGGAAAAAGGCGCCCCGATTTGTGTGGCGGGTAACCTCCCGTACCATATCACGAGTCCCATCCTGTTCAACCTGCTCGATGCGCGCGATGTCTTGCAGGAGATCGTTGTGATGATGCAGCGGGAGGTTGCCGAGCGCCTTGTGGCGGTTCCCCGGACCAAAGCGTACGGCATCCTGAGCGTGCTGTGTCAGGCGCTTGCGCATCCCGAAATCCTGTTCAGGGTATCTCCCCATGTGTTTTACCCGCGCCCTGCCGTAACCAGCGCCGTGGTACGGTTGACGTTCTCGGGGAAAGAGGACGCGCCCGAGGGGGTGGATATGCCGTTTTTTCGCAGCGTGGTTCGGACCGCCTTCAACCGCCGCCGGAAAACGCTGCGCAACGGGCTCGAACGCTGGACAAGGGGAGCGATGGGCATTACGCTTCCCGACGGGCTGGGTGCGCGGAGGCCCGAGGAACTGACCCCGGAAGAGTTTGTCGCTCTTGCACGTTATCTTAAGGCGCGCACATAG
- the mgtE gene encoding magnesium transporter: protein MEYSFDTFRDEELPAHLPGIDDDLAERLEDLLEFGDREEVVRIAASLYPADLARLLNYLPAGERETLFGWLPSEQAGLVLAELDEEFRMRLLEETSPERLTELLGHLETDDVTDVLADLPEEVASKVLPLLDRSEEVRSLLHYDEESAGGIMGTEFVIVPETWTVAEATEEVRRNAETVEAVFAVFVSDAQGTLQGVVSLKNLLLTLADTPVADIMDGDVITVTPEIDQEEVARIMQRYDLVSLPVVDEDGRMLGRITIDDIVDVIRDEAEEDIQRMSGMSGSEEPSDSVFRVIRGRLPWLLIGMVGAGLSGLVIGRFEHALEQAVILATFIPIVMAMAGNAGIQSSAIVVQGLASGELWASDVARRLGKELSVSLLNGLALALILGAVVMALPIGGATLELLALTASLSMLTVIVLATIIGATVPLLLHRMNIDPALATGPFITTSNDILGLGVFFLLATLIYL from the coding sequence ATGGAGTATTCTTTCGATACCTTTCGGGACGAAGAGCTCCCCGCACATCTTCCCGGGATCGACGACGATCTGGCAGAGCGTCTTGAGGACCTGCTGGAATTCGGCGATCGCGAGGAGGTCGTGCGTATAGCGGCCAGTTTGTACCCGGCCGATCTTGCCCGGTTACTGAATTATCTTCCTGCCGGAGAACGCGAGACCCTGTTCGGATGGTTGCCGAGCGAACAGGCCGGACTGGTACTGGCCGAACTCGACGAAGAGTTTCGCATGCGGCTTCTTGAAGAAACGTCCCCGGAGCGGCTGACGGAACTTCTGGGCCATCTCGAAACGGACGATGTGACGGATGTACTGGCGGATTTGCCGGAAGAAGTAGCCTCCAAAGTGTTGCCCTTGCTGGATCGCAGTGAGGAAGTCCGGTCGTTGCTCCACTACGACGAAGAGTCCGCCGGGGGCATCATGGGTACGGAGTTCGTCATCGTACCCGAAACGTGGACTGTGGCGGAAGCGACGGAGGAAGTGCGGCGCAATGCAGAAACCGTCGAGGCGGTGTTTGCCGTGTTCGTGAGCGATGCGCAGGGGACATTGCAGGGCGTTGTTTCCCTGAAGAATCTGCTGCTGACGCTTGCGGACACGCCCGTAGCCGACATCATGGACGGGGATGTCATCACGGTAACCCCCGAAATCGATCAGGAAGAAGTAGCGCGTATCATGCAGCGGTACGATCTCGTATCGCTTCCCGTGGTGGACGAAGACGGCAGGATGCTGGGCCGGATCACGATCGATGACATTGTGGATGTTATTCGGGACGAGGCGGAGGAAGATATTCAGCGTATGAGCGGTATGTCGGGCAGCGAAGAGCCTTCCGACTCCGTGTTCCGGGTGATTCGCGGGCGGTTGCCCTGGCTGCTTATCGGTATGGTGGGCGCCGGCCTGTCGGGCCTCGTCATCGGACGATTCGAACATGCCCTCGAACAGGCGGTCATACTGGCCACATTCATTCCCATCGTAATGGCCATGGCCGGCAATGCGGGCATTCAAAGTTCGGCCATTGTGGTGCAGGGGCTGGCCAGCGGGGAGCTGTGGGCAAGCGATGTGGCGCGCCGCCTCGGCAAGGAATTGAGCGTGTCGCTCCTGAACGGGCTGGCGCTGGCGCTCATTCTCGGGGCTGTGGTGATGGCGCTGCCTATCGGCGGCGCGACGCTCGAATTGCTTGCGCTTACGGCGTCCCTTTCCATGCTTACCGTGATCGTGCTCGCCACGATTATTGGCGCCACGGTGCCTTTGCTGCTCCACCGCATGAACATAGACCCGGCGCTTGCCACCGGTCCGTTTATCACCACAAGCAACGACATTCTCGGCCTGGGTGTGTTCTTTCTGCTGGCGACGCTGATCTATTTGTGA
- a CDS encoding type II toxin-antitoxin system VapC family toxin, whose product MGTLTSYILDTCTLIWLCTDPKRISETAKEAIETAQTPLLLSDVSAIELALKWQSGKLDIPDPPRHWLEKQIAVWGLTCLSLSRFDIYRATELPNHHRDPFDRWLVASALNENATILTPDSAIHQYPVSCLW is encoded by the coding sequence ATGGGGACTTTGACTTCGTACATCCTGGACACATGCACGTTAATCTGGCTGTGCACGGATCCAAAGCGGATATCAGAAACTGCAAAAGAGGCCATTGAAACCGCTCAAACTCCGTTGTTGCTGAGCGATGTCTCCGCAATCGAACTGGCGCTCAAGTGGCAATCCGGAAAACTCGATATTCCCGACCCTCCGCGGCACTGGCTGGAAAAACAAATAGCCGTCTGGGGATTAACGTGTCTGTCGTTGAGTCGGTTTGATATCTACCGTGCTACCGAGTTACCGAATCATCACAGAGACCCCTTCGACCGTTGGCTGGTGGCGTCGGCCCTCAACGAAAACGCAACGATTCTTACGCCAGACTCTGCCATCCACCAGTACCCGGTGAGTTGCCTCTGGTAA
- a CDS encoding type II toxin-antitoxin system prevent-host-death family antitoxin codes for MKTATTHEAKTHLSRMLKEVQQGETIIILNGKTPVAKLTAIESPVFQRPKVGTVTSAPVRYDPDAFDPMTDEELAEWGL; via the coding sequence ATGAAAACCGCAACCACGCATGAAGCAAAAACGCATTTGTCCCGAATGCTGAAGGAAGTCCAGCAAGGCGAAACCATAATTATTTTGAACGGCAAGACACCGGTCGCCAAGCTGACAGCCATTGAATCGCCCGTGTTTCAGCGACCGAAAGTGGGTACCGTCACATCCGCTCCCGTACGCTATGACCCGGACGCATTTGATCCGATGACAGACGAGGAACTGGCGGAATGGGGACTTTGA
- a CDS encoding cytochrome c maturation protein CcmE, whose protein sequence is MKPKTIIGLVLMLGFGALLFLNFGQQVGGYMDFAEAEETGVEAHVVGTWVESERYAYDRDRNVFSFHMQDEKGHVRMVHYPNPKPANFEDAERLVVQGSTEGDIFVARHILVKCPSKYNDGAEFQAAAS, encoded by the coding sequence ATGAAACCCAAAACAATCATAGGCCTCGTGCTGATGCTTGGCTTCGGCGCCCTGTTGTTCCTCAACTTCGGGCAACAGGTCGGGGGATACATGGATTTCGCCGAAGCCGAAGAAACGGGCGTGGAAGCGCATGTGGTCGGGACATGGGTGGAGTCGGAACGGTATGCATACGACCGCGACCGGAACGTCTTCAGTTTCCATATGCAGGACGAAAAAGGCCATGTGCGCATGGTCCATTATCCCAATCCCAAGCCGGCCAATTTCGAAGACGCCGAACGGCTGGTCGTACAGGGCTCCACAGAGGGGGACATCTTCGTAGCGCGGCACATCCTCGTCAAGTGCCCCTCGAAATACAACGACGGCGCCGAATTTCAGGCAGCGGCTTCGTAG
- a CDS encoding CcmD family protein codes for MIIHSIQEADTTYGATPYDSVWTAQEVPVQQPDALERTMLAQDKLYVVLAVVLIIWIGLAAFIYRTDRKIDRLERKLDARISDEDASP; via the coding sequence ATGATCATTCACTCCATTCAGGAAGCGGATACGACGTACGGCGCCACACCGTACGATTCCGTATGGACTGCGCAGGAAGTGCCGGTGCAGCAACCGGATGCCCTGGAGCGAACCATGCTGGCTCAGGACAAACTCTATGTGGTCCTGGCGGTGGTGCTCATCATCTGGATCGGGCTCGCGGCATTCATATACCGGACCGACCGCAAAATCGACCGGCTGGAACGGAAACTGGATGCGCGCATTTCAGACGAAGACGCTTCGCCGTAG